The genomic DNA TGATAGACCTTTATAAGTGCTGTATCAACTTCTTCAAGACTTTCGCCAAATCCCTTTTTCCAAGCATCCTTTGAAATCTTACCAAGATTTTCTGCGCCTTTTTGAGTTAATCCTAATGAAGATTGTATTTTCCTTTGAGACCTATCGAAATCTACCGCTATACCCACAGTGGCTTTACTAAGTTCAATTAACTGTTGAGACATTCCTTGAAGTATTTGAGTAGCTTCCATCATATTGTGCAAATCTAACTTCTTACCAAGTTGCTCCATACCGTCTGCAGCTTGATCTCCACTTCTACCAACACTCTGTAAGGAATTCTCAAATTGCTTTAATGTAGTTTTAGCCTGGTTTAATTTCGTTTCAAGTTGCTGCACTTCCGTAGAATTCTCTCCATACACACGCTTTGCTGCACTTAATTGTTGCTCTAAGTTGTGGACGACTCTATCTGTCATTTCCATTTGCTGACGTAGTTGTTTTTGTGCTAGTTCCAACTTATCAGCTTCACTAGCATTTGCACCTAATTCAGCATTTTGAAGTTTAAATGAGCTTGTTAAACGTTTTTGTTCAGCTTCTAGTTGTTTAGTATTGGCTTCAAGTTTTACCATATCTCCACGTGCTTCTCGTGCTTCAATCGCTTGTTCTGAAAGACCTTCATTTACTCTTTTCATTGCATTATTAAGAGAAGTTTCAGCACGTTCTGCATCTAGCAATTTACCGTACATTTTATTAAGTTGTTCAGCGGTTGTATTAGTGTTCTTAGACATTGCTTCAAATTCCGTCCGCAACATCGATGTACGTTTCTTAGCCGCTTCCATTTGAATTTCTAACTTTTTCTTTTCGGCTGCTAATTTATCTGTCGCTGTCGCATCTTGACCCATTGCTGCAATATGATTCTTGTATTCTTTTGCTGCATTATTCATAACCATGTTAATTTGCTTCAATGTCTGAGCATACTGAACTTGACCATCCATCTTGAAATTAAGAACAACGTTTCTTTCTTTATTCCCTGGCATATTTTCACCTCATTTCTTAATAGAATGGAGTCTGATCTAAATAAACTCTTTGTGGTTTTACTGCTTTCTCTTCAAGTGCATCGGGATTGTTGTATCTAAGATGCATAATGTATTGCTTTAAAAAATGATTAGGAGTGATTCTCCAAAAATCATTCATGCTTAAACCCAGCAACGTATTACCGACATAAAAATAAAAATCCCAGTCCAACTCGGACTGAGATTCTTCATTTTCATTCAGTATGTTCTTTACTTTTTTTCTTTCTTCAACTTCTCCATATCTTCAATTTGGAAGTTTTGACCGTTAAAGATTTCGAATACTACTTGGAAAATACCAGGTACATCATAAAGTGGAATAGCATTTTTAATTTCATTTGGTGTACATTCTGTTCCACCACTTCGCATCATTGCATAAATCAACGAGCGCATCAGTTTTGCTTCTTGTTCTCCTAAACTGAATTCTCCTTTTGCCAACATATCATTCATTTCTTTTTCAAATTCATGATATGGTTTCCCATAAGATTCTTCCACATAAGGGAATGATTCAAATGTAAAAATAACAGGAATCTCAATTCCCTGTATTTTGATTTTATTTAAATTTATATCAACGTTAACTAAATCACTTAAACGTGCCATTTTATCACTCCTATTCTCCTGTGCCTGTTCCTAGCAACGATAATTGAGATTTATCACAAATAACCTGTTTCATAAATTCCTCAACAGTAATACCTGTTGCTGAAGAACGAGCTTCCGAAAAGTCTACTTCTGTTACATCATTGAATAACAAAGGAGTAGCTTCCATAGCTAACGCTTGATCTTGAATTTCTGCTTCTTCCGTTGTGGTAGTAAATTTCTCTTCACCTGGCGTAACTTGTACACGAGGATACCAACGTCCGATACGCGAACCGTCACTTAAAGGGGCTACAAAGCCAACTGCAAACATTGGAAACTCTTTTAACGTTGCTTTATTGAATACAACACCTTTTTCAGCTAGATAACCATAGATTGCATCTTTAACGATTTGCGGTAAAGCTACATGACTTAAAGACAATGTATACTTTGAATTTTTACTTGCATTAACAAATAATTTATTAGATGCCCACTTCTGAGTTACTGTACTATTACCTGCAATGCCAATCTCAACGATGTTATCCATTTGATAGATTTCTTTATCATAAGTAGGAATCTGAGCTTTCGTATCTTTACCGCCTTCCATCATTGCAATGTACAATGACTCAATACCTACTGGATACAATAGTTCTTTTTCTTTTGTTGCTGCCATTTCTATCATCCTCCCATTTTATCTACTATTTTTTGAGCTAAGATTTCTGCTATCTTGTCACCCTCTGCATCGAAAGTGTTTTGTACAAAGTGTTTACCTTTCACACGGCCCTTACCATTTACTTTTTTATGGCCGTTTTCGTAAAGATACCAATACCAAGCTTCATCTTCGAATTCCACAGATACAAGATCATTTTTCACAACAACTTTCAAACTTTCCTGCAAATGTGTTTTCTTATTCTTATTGGACAATTTAATTTTGGGTTTTAACTTGCTGATAAAATAATTAGCTGCCTCTTCTAAAAACTGTTTTTCTACTTTTTGGTTAACCCTAAGTAATGTATTAA from Bacillus basilensis includes the following:
- a CDS encoding HK97-gp10 family putative phage morphogenesis protein, translated to MASNNNGFADALEDINTLLRVNQKVEKQFLEEAANYFISKLKPKIKLSNKNKKTHLQESLKVVVKNDLVSVEFEDEAWYWYLYENGHKKVNGKGRVKGKHFVQNTFDAEGDKIAEILAQKIVDKMGG
- a CDS encoding major tail protein, producing MAATKEKELLYPVGIESLYIAMMEGGKDTKAQIPTYDKEIYQMDNIVEIGIAGNSTVTQKWASNKLFVNASKNSKYTLSLSHVALPQIVKDAIYGYLAEKGVVFNKATLKEFPMFAVGFVAPLSDGSRIGRWYPRVQVTPGEEKFTTTTEEAEIQDQALAMEATPLLFNDVTEVDFSEARSSATGITVEEFMKQVICDKSQLSLLGTGTGE